The following coding sequences lie in one Rutidosis leptorrhynchoides isolate AG116_Rl617_1_P2 chromosome 6, CSIRO_AGI_Rlap_v1, whole genome shotgun sequence genomic window:
- the LOC139851475 gene encoding protein SRC2, which produces MEFRTLDLNIISAKGLKKATLLGKMDVYAVVSISGTTGKPQKLKTHVDQDGGTDPTWNFPMKFTIDEAAALQNRLTLVVEIKHEGTFGNKEIGEANVPIRELLDGMSKNGNSEQTVSYQIRTPSGKPKGNLNFSYKFGDKWTEKIEEKQKQKPVVTAYPAGMAVGSSSLGYQAPYTPTEGYPPPQAGYLPTGYAPPPQAGYAYPPQPGYGYPPPPPGGYPPQQYGYPPVQQPAQKPKKNKAGGGMGMGLGAGLLGGALGGLLIADIASDAADGGGCGGGCGGGCGGF; this is translated from the coding sequence ATGGAATTCAGAACTTTAGACCTCAATATAATTTCAGCCAAAGGGCTTAAAAAAGCCACCCTGCTCGGCAAAATGGACGTTTACGCTGTCGTTTCGATCTCGGGCACAACCGGCAAGCCTCAAAAGCTGAAAACACACGTTGATCAAGACGGCGGTACTGACCCCACATGGAATTTTCCTATGAAATTCACAATCGATGAAGCTGCCGCTTTACAAAACCGTCTTACCCTCGTGGTTGAGATCAAACACGAGGGGACGTTTGGCAACAAGGAAATCGGAGAAGCGAATGTTCCGATCAGAGAGTTGTTAGATGGCATGTCGAAAAATGGAAATTCGGAGCAGACTGTTAGTTATCAAATCAGGACGCCTTCTGGTAAACCAAAAGGGAACTTGAATTTTTCGTATAAATTTGGGGACAAATGGACAGAAAAAATTGAGGAAAAGCAAAAGCAAAAACCAGTTGTGACGGCTTATCCTGCTGGTATGGCGGTTGGATCCAGTAGTCTTGGATACCAAGCGCCATACACTCCAACAGAAGGGTATCCACCACCACAAGCTGGATACCTTCCTACCGGATACGCACCCCCACCACAAGCTGGGTATGCGTATCCACCACAACCGGGTTATGGGTACCCACCACCTCCACCTGGTGGATACCCTCCTCAACAGTATGGGTACCCACCGGTTCAACAACCAGCACAAAAGCCGAAGAAGAATAAAGCAGGTGGTGGTATGGGTATGGGATTGGGAGCTGGTTTGTTAGGAGGTGCACTTGGTGGGTTGTTGATTGCGGATATCGCTTCGGATGCTGCTGATGGTGGCggttgtggtggtggttgtggcGGTGGGTGCGGTGGTTTTTAA